DNA from Rubripirellula lacrimiformis:
CCAACGGGGCAGAGCCCGAGACAAAGCCTTAGCGGGCAATGTCGTAGGCGAATACCAAGTCCTGGTCGCGGATGATCAGCATCCCATCGGCGATCACCGGATGCGCCCAGATGGCGCCCTTGTTTCGTTCCAGGCTGGTTTTTCGCGGCAATTCAAGTTTGCCATTGGGTTGCCAGCCTTGGCGGCTAGGAGTCACCAAGAAAAGGCTGCCGTCTTCGTCGTTGTAGCAATACAGTCGGCCGTCGGCGAACGCGATCGATCCGCTTCGATTGGGTCGGATCTTTTCTTCCCACAAGGTTTCGCCGGACTGCAGGTCTTGGGCCATCCAAACGCCGCCGTTGGCTTTGGTGAACCCATAGATCACACCATCGACCAGCACCACGCCGCCGTGATGATTCCGCATCGTTTTGTCAGCCAAGTGGTAGACGGTTTCGACATCCACGCTGCCCTGCCCTGCATCGGTCAGGTTCAACAGTGTATTGCCGGCACCATAATCGCTGGTGTGGTAGATCTGGTTGCCCTGTACGATGGGCGTCGGAATCACAGCGACCGAGTTGCCGGTCGATGCATCGGAGAACGCTTGGCGGCCCGATTCGACGTCGAACGCGTACATGCCAGGCTTGCTGGCAGTGACATAGAAAGTGCTGCTGCCGACGGTGGCTTTGATGGCTGAAACGTACTGCGCCGGTGCGTTGACCGCTTGGCTGGCCCAGACCTTTTCTCCGCTGTTGCGATCCAGTCCGACCATGAAATTGGATTCGCCCGGAGTCACGATGACCCGTTGGCCATCGACAAGTGCCGATTCGCTGTAACCCCAAGCCGGAATTCGCCCGCCGTAGGTTTCGACCAGATCGACCTTCCACTGAACGGTCCCGCTGGATTTTTCGATCGCGGCCACGACGCCGACATCCGACAAGCAAAAGATTTGGTCACCATCGACCGTTGGCGTGCCGCGCGGGCCTCCGCCCCAACCGTGATTGTAGTCATCCCCGTTGCTGGCCCGCGAAATGGGCGTCTTCCAAATCTTCGTTCCGCTGGCGGCGTCTAGGCAGATCGCAAAGCAACCGGTTTCGTCCGAACCCAGCGTGTACAGGCGACCGTCGACGACTGCGGCGGTGGAGTAGCCGCGACCAAGTTCATTGGACTGCCACTTCAGCTTGGGGCCATCATCGGGCCACGTCTGCATCAGTTGCTGAGGGGCGGCGTGTCCGTCTCGGTGAAGTCCACGCCACTGAGGCCAATCGCGTTCGCCGGCGGACGCACGGCCTGCCACGGCTAACGAGAGTCCGATGCAGCCTAAGAAACAGTGACGCAACAAACCGGCACGCAGGGGGGAAACGTTCCGCGAATTCATGGGCGGTGATGCATTCAAAGGAAGGTGGGAAGGTTCAGGAGGGGCATGCAGTATAGCAGCAACCCATGTGCGGGGGCGAATTCTCGCTGGGAAGCCGAGAGTCATCGATGCTGCCGAACCTGGCGTCGAACGGATCGCCGGATTTCGAATTTCAGCGTCCTGTTCGGGACGGATCCCCCATCAATGGGCCGTGGAGGTTGCAGTGTTGGTCTGCAGCATCACCATGTCCCGATACCAGCCGCCTTGCCGAATCAGTTCGTCATGGTTTCCGATTTCGACCAATTCGCCGTTTTCCAAAACGACAATCTTGTCGGCGCTGGTGATCGTGCTGAGACGGTGGGCGATGACGAACGCGGTGCGGTCCTGCAACAGTTCGGCAAGGCTGGCTTGGATCAGCCGCTCGCTTTCGCTATCCAGGTTGCTGGTCGCTTCGTCCAGGATCAAGATTTTGGGGTCGGCCAACACGGCTCGGGCAATCGCCAATCGCTGGCGCTGGCCACCGGACAGTTTGACTCCCCGTTCACCGATGATCGTGTCGTATCCCTCGGGCATCTTGCGGATGAATTCATCGGCCGCGGCGGCGGTTGCTGCCGCGATCACTTCGTCCGTCGTCGCTCGTCGGCGAGCATAGGCGATGTTGTCACGGACCGTTCCGTCAAACAGGAACACGTCTTGTTCGACGATTCCAAGCAGGCTGCGATAGCTGGACAATTCGATCTGACGCAGGTCTTGGCCGTCCAAGCAAATCGTACCGGCGGTGGGGTCATAGAACCGAGCGATCAGATTGGTCAGCGTCGTTTTTCCGGCTCCGCTGCGGCCGACCAACGCCACGGTTTGTCCGGCTTCGACTTCGAAGGAAACATCGCGAAGCACCGTTGGTTTGGTATCGGGGTACGCAAAGCTGACGCTGCGGATCGAGATCGCACCACGAACTTCGGCTCGTTTCAGCGTGGTCGCCTCGCCAAGTGTCGGCAATTCGTCTTCGATCTCTAGCACATCTAGCACGCGATCCAGTCCGGCAAGATTGTTTTGGAACGTCACGGCGCTGCCCGCGATGGTCGCCAACGGATCTAGCAACATGGTCAGGTAAACCAGAAACATCATCAGGTCCCCCAGCGTCAGATCGCCCTCGATGATCTGGTAGCCGCCGTACAGCAGCAGTCCGGTAGATGCCAATGGAATGATCACTTCCCAAATGGTTTCGATGATTCGCGTCCACCACCAAGTGAATAGCTGCTGGCGGACCAAGAAGTCGCCTTCGCGAACAAAACGGGACGATTCACTTCGGCTGCGGGAAAAGGTTCGGACTACACGGATGCCGCCAAAGGTTTCGGTGGCTCCCGCGTCGATCTTCTGTCGCTGTTTCCGGATGTCGCGGTACAGCGGGCGAATTCGATTGATCCAAGTGCGGTGCGTTACCCAAACGATCGGCAGCAGCAGTAGCCCACCGACCATCAGTTTCCAGTCGACCAGCATCAGAATGACCAGGCTGCCGACGAACTGGATGATCGCTCGCCACGGGTTGTACAGCATGCTGAAGATCAACTCGGCAACACCGCCGGCGTCCTCGCGGATCAGGCTGGCCACGCCACCACTTTTCATGTCGTAGACCTGGTGCAGCGGCAACTTGATGGCGTGATCGAACACGCGTCGCCGAATCGCGACCTGGGTTTGGTTCACCGCTTTGGTCGCCGTCCAGCGGCTGATCAGCGATACCACAGTGCCCAGTCCGGTAACGACGACCACGACGCCGGCGATCGCAAACAGCAAACCCATTTGAGATTCGGGGTGCGGCAGCACTTCGATCCAGGGTGGCAGCGGTTTCGGTGGCGTCGACAGTGCCGAGTCGATGGCCAGTTTGGTTCCAAAGGGCGGGATCAACCGCAACGCGATTCCGATGGTCAAAAACGACAGCGCCGTAACGATCTGGCGACGATGCCCGCTGACGAGCCCCAGGAATGACTTGAAAAGTTCCCAAAACTTACGTTCACGCGTGCCCAATTTCTTGGGGTTTCGGTCGCTGTGCGGGTTGGCGCTGGGGCGTTCCTTCGCCGCGATTCGTCGGCGAACGGTGTCACGATACTGTGCAAAACGGCTGCGGCTGGGGTCGGTAGGCATAGGTTAGTAGTAGTACCGATTCGATGATTCGACAAGGCGCCGAATCGGTTTCATGTCCCTCTTGGCGATCGAATCGGATGGGGGGAACCTGGATGCCAAAGGCACTGGGAGTGCGAAGCTGCGGTGTGGGAATGACGGCGCTCCAACGCGGGCGGGCGCCACGCTAAGATTGTGGGCTCGCAAAACTCGTTACAGTGTCGAGTTCTCCCCCCCCAAAAAAACATCCGCCCTCCCCACCTGCCTCGCGATCCTTCCATGACTTTGATCGATTATCTCGTTCTTGCGATCTACTTTGCTGTGATGATTGGCATCGGCCTGTGGGCGATGCGAGGCGTCAAAGACCAAGAAGACTATTTCATGGGGGGACGTGGCTTCGGCAAGTTGCTGCAAACCTTCGCCGCCTTCGGCGCCGGTACCGGCGCCCACGAACCGGTCACGGTCGGCCGCACGGGGTGGACCAGCGGATTGAGCGGAGTTTGGTCGGCATTGATGTGGTTGTTCGTGACGCCGGTCTATTGGATCACGGCAGTCTGGTACCGACGCATGCGACACCTGACGCTGGGGGATTGGTTCGTCGAACGGTATCAGTCGAAATCTCTAGGGGCTGCCTACACGTTGTTCGCCATCGTGTTCTACATGTTCTATCTGTCGACGATGTTTTCGGCCGTCGCCAAGTTTGCCGTGCCGCTGTTGGGTGTGGAAACCGGATGGTTCGGGTACGACCTGAAGTACACCTTGGTTCCGGCCATCGCGGTCGTCGTGATCCTGTACGGGGTGTTGGGCGGTTTGGCGGCCGCCTACATCACCGACCTGATTCAAGGGTTGTTCATTATTCTGTTGTCGGTGTTGTTGATCCCGTACGGATTGTGGGCGATCGCGGCACGTTTTGGCGGTCCCGGCGAAGACGGTCTGATGGACGGTTTTCGGATCATGCACGAACGTGTTTCGGGCGACTACTTCAGCTTGTTTGCTGGGCCTAGCAGCGGCGAGTTTCCCGTTCAATACATCTTGTCGTTGTCCGTCTTGGCTTTGGTCGGCATCGTCGTCCAACCGCACTTCATCGCCACCGGTGGTGGTACCGCCAAGACCGAAGACGAGGCTCGGATTGGCTTGGTCGTGGGCAACTTCCTGAAACGGCTTTGTACCGTTGGCTGGGCGCTGACGGCGTTGATTGCCTTGGCCCTCCTAGCCGGCAACGCAGAGATCGCGGCCGACCCTGATCGTGTTTGGGGTGTCGCGGCGCGAGAAATTCTAGGGCCGCTGAATCTAGGTTTGGTCGGTTTGATGTTGGCATGCTTGTTGGCTGCGATGATGAGCTCGGCCGACTGCTACATGATCGTGACTTCGGCATTGGTGGTCCGGAACGTCTATGCCCCTTACATCAATCCAGGCGCTGATGAAAAACGTTACGTGTTGGTCGGGCGGTTGACCGGCCTGATCATCATCGTGGGGGCGGCCGTGGTGGCGATGCGGTTTTCGGATGTCTTTGGCCAGTTCAAGATGGCAATGGAATTGCCGATTTTGTTTGCCGCACCTTTTTGGGTTGGCATGTATTGGCGGCGAGCCAACCGCACCGCGGTGTGGGGCACGATGGCGTTTTCGTTGGTGTTCTTTTTTGTGTTGCCCTATGCCCTGCCGCGTTTAGCACCCGCGATGCATCAGTGGCCATCGTTGTCGGCGACCACGGAAATCGTGACCACGACCGTCCAACGCACCGCTACCGAATCGGACGTTGCCCGGCACGAAGCGTTTTTAGAAGCCGGTGAAAATATTCGTGCCAATGGCGGTGACCCCACAACACTGGGGGCCGCGCCCCCGGTCGCTGTCCTGGGCCAGCCGATCACGATTGTCACCCAGACCGGCGGGAAACCGATCTATTGGGCTGACGGATCCGACCCCGTCGGTGAACCGGAAATCGAAACGGTTTCGCAAACGAGCAACGGCAACATCGATGTCTTGATCCAACGCCAAATCGGCCAACGAGTCGGTCGCGGCTCATTGAACTTGGATTTCTTGCTGTACGACGCGGTCGGAATCGATCTGGGCGGTGCGTCCAAAGCAACCCTGGAAACTCTGCGGCTGCCGACCCGAGTGTTGCTGCCCTTTGCTGTCCTGATCATGCTAAGTCTGTTCACCCGTCGCGATGATTCTGTGGCGCTGGATCGTTACTTCGCCAAGATGAATACGCCGGTGCTGGCCGATCCGGTGGCCGACCACGCACGCTTGGAAGCTGCCTATGCGGCCAATTCCAATCCACGAAAAGTGTTCCCCGGAACCGACTTGGAATTCGTTTGGCCCACGGGCAAAGAAGTCTTGGGGTTTGTTGCCGCGTGTGGTGTCTGTGGCCTAATCATCGGTTTGTTGATTTGGTTGGCTGGCATCGGTGCATGATCGGATGACCTCGCTGTGCCCGTTCGTCCTTCCTCTGTTTGAAAGTGTCTTGTGATGCGTAGCCGATCCGGCGTCTTGCTTGTTTTTGCGGTGTCGCTGATTTTGGGCTCGGTGCGATCCCATGTCGCCGCACAGGCCCCCACGTTTCCGTTCAACGCAAAGCGGATTTTGTTCTTGGGGGATTCCATCACCTATGCCGGCCACTACGTCGATGACATCGACGCGGCGCTGCGGGTCAACGGATATTCGCCAGAGATCATCAACCTAGCACTGCCCAGTGAGACCTGTTCCGGACTGACTGAACCTGATCATCCGTTTCCGCGGCCGGACGTTCACACTCGCATCGATCGTGCGTTGGCCGTCATCAAGCCGGATTTGGTCGTTGCCTGTTATGGGATGAACGACGGGATTTATCATCCGCTAAGCGACGGACGTTTGGATGCCTACAAGAATGGCATTGGAGGAATCATCGATAAGGTTGCCGCCAGTGGTGCGAAACTGATTCTGCTGTCGCCGCCGCCATTCGACCCCGAACCACTACGCGGCAGCGGAAAATTGGTGCCGGTTGATGCCAAAGAATTTGGGTACAAGGCGGTCTATGAAGACTATGACCACGTGATGGAAACCTATGCCGGATGGTTGATGGATCAATCCGATCGAGTCGCGATGGTCATCGATCTTCGCAAACCGATCTTGGACTACGTTGCGGGCAACCGAGCGGTGGATCCGAAATTTGCGATGTCATCCGACGGTGTCCATCTGAACAAAGAGGGGCATCAGGTGATCGCCGATGCCGTTCTGGACGCATGGGGATTGTCGCAGCGAGAGACGGCGGATGCATCGCTGCTGGCTCAGGTGGCCAAACAACAATCGATCATGAAAGCCGCCTGGCTTAGCGAAGTCGGGCACGATCGACCGGGGATCAAAGCCGGGCTGCCGCTGGACGAAGCAAGGTTGAAAGCCGACGCGGTCCAAAAATCACCCTGAAGTCGGCTGCCCGCAGCTAAATCGTCTAACCGCGTGGGCAACGCCCCGTGCGCGCGTGCTGGAGACGCGCGGCCCGCTGGGCACGCGGCTAAACGACGGTGGTCGATGCATCGCTTGTGTCCGCTCCGCTGCTGAATCGTTTAACCGCGTGGGCAACGCCCCTCGCGCGTATGTTAGAAACGCGCGGCCCGCTGGGCACGCGGCTAAACGACGGTGGTCGATGCATCGCTTGTGTTCGTTCCGCTGCTGAGTCGTTTAACCGCGTGGGCAACGCCCCGTGCGCGTGCGCACGCTAGAGACGCGCGGCCCGCTGGGCACGCGGCTAAACGACGGTGGTCGATGCATCGCTTGTGTTCGTTCCGCTGCTGAGTCGTTTAACCGCGTGGGCAACGCCCCGCGTGTGCTAGAAACGCGCGGCCCGCTGGGCACGCGGTGAAACGACGGTGGTCGATGCAACGCATGCGTCCGCTCCGCTGCTGAATCGTTTAACCGCGTGGGCAACGCCCCCGCGCGCGTATGCTAGAGACGCGCGGCCCGCTGGGCACGCGGTGAAACGACGGTGGTCGATGCATCGCTTGCGTCCGTCCCGCTGCTGAATCGTTTCACCGCGTGGGCAACGCCCCGCGCGCGAGCGTGTGTTGAGACGCGCGGCCCGCTGGGCACGCGGCTAAACGACGGTGGTCGATGCATCGCTTGTGTCTCGTCCCGCTGCTGAATCGTTTAGCCGCGTGGGCAACGCCCCGCGAGCGTATGTTGGAAACGCGCGGCCCGCTGGGCACGCGGCTAAACGACGGTGGTCGATGCAACGCTTGCGTTCGTCCCGCTGCTGAATCGTTTAGCCGCGTGGGCAACGCCCCGTGCGCGTGCGCACGCTAGAGACGCGCGGCCCGCTGGGCACGCGGTGAAACGACGGTGGACGATGCATCGCTTGCGTCCGCTCCGCTGCTGAATCGTTTAACCGCGTGGGCAACGCCCCGCGCGCGTATGCTAGAGACGCGCGGCCCGCTGGGCACGCGGTGAAACGACGGGATACTAGGAGCTGGCGCTACGGTAACTCAGCAGGGCTTGTCGAAAGACCCAGCGGCTGGCCAGCAGACTTAGCATGGTTGCGACCAGCGCCCATCCGGCCATCATCCATTCTTCTTGGGTTCGTGGGCTGATCGGTTGTGCCAGCAATCGGGCGGGAACGTTGACCACCAACAGAACGGGGATCACGAACGTGAAAAAACCGTACAGTGGTGTGCCCCACCCTCGGTTGTACATCTCCATCGGGTAGCGGCTGAAATTGGTGATGTAGAACCAAAAATTGTACAGTGTTTGGTTTCGGCCTAGCCAGATGCTGGTTGCGCTAAGACAGATCATCAGGCTGTACATCATCGCGACGCCACAGCCCAAAAAGAAGATGTACAGCACGATCGATACCAGCGATGGGACCATCGGATCGACTTCGCGAGTGGCCAGTTCGAACAACGATACCCCGGCGATCAGCAATCCGGCGGCAAAGTTCGACAGCGCGCTCCAGTCAACGCGGCGAAACGAGACCAGGAACTGAGTGTCGATCGGTTTCAGCAGGGCGAAGTCGAGCCCACCGGTGCGAATCAATTCGCTGAACTCTTCGGCGTTGGGCATGAAGAACGCTTGGACGATGCTGTTGATGAACCAGGTCGTGGCAATGAACAGAAAGAACTTGGGGGCGTCCCAACCACTGTCTTGGCCAATCGATTCGGTGTGCTGGAACAGAATCAGATAGAAACCGACGTTCATCGCCGTCCAACCAATGCTGCTGACGCATTGGAGGAAAAAGTTGGTTCGAAACGTCATGTCACGCACCAGGCTGTTGCGCGCGAACGTCAGAAATACTTTGCGGTAACTCGGTTGGACACCTTTCATGGATCTAACCTCCGAATCCGCTGTAACGCCGGATGCCACGTGCGTAGGCAACACGGCAAACGATGATGAAGAACGTCATCCATGCAGCCTCGACGGCCATTTCCAACGGAAGTTCTTCTTCCGGGACTTTGCCCAAGAAGACCGCGGCTGGGAAGTAAGCCAAGTACTTGAATGGCAGGAAATTGACGAAGCTTTCGATCCCCGGCGGCAACATGGTCAGCGGGAACATGTGTCCCGACAGAAAGAAACTGAACAGCATGAACACGAACAGCAGCGACGAAACTTCCAGAAACCAAAATCCGATCATGCCAATCGCGGCTTCCATGAAGAACCCGATCAGGAACCCCATGATCAGGGAAGCGACAAAGGAAGTAATGACCATCGCCGATGGCCAACCGTCCACGAAATAGCCGCGGCATAAAAAGAAGACCAATGCGAATGGCAGCGTCGCGACGGCGTAGTAAGCCAATTTGTGGGCGACACGCGTCAGCAACAGAAACCCGATCAGATCGACCGG
Protein-coding regions in this window:
- a CDS encoding PQQ-binding-like beta-propeller repeat protein — encoded protein: MNSRNVSPLRAGLLRHCFLGCIGLSLAVAGRASAGERDWPQWRGLHRDGHAAPQQLMQTWPDDGPKLKWQSNELGRGYSTAAVVDGRLYTLGSDETGCFAICLDAASGTKIWKTPISRASNGDDYNHGWGGGPRGTPTVDGDQIFCLSDVGVVAAIEKSSGTVQWKVDLVETYGGRIPAWGYSESALVDGQRVIVTPGESNFMVGLDRNSGEKVWASQAVNAPAQYVSAIKATVGSSTFYVTASKPGMYAFDVESGRQAFSDASTGNSVAVIPTPIVQGNQIYHTSDYGAGNTLLNLTDAGQGSVDVETVYHLADKTMRNHHGGVVLVDGVIYGFTKANGGVWMAQDLQSGETLWEEKIRPNRSGSIAFADGRLYCYNDEDGSLFLVTPSRQGWQPNGKLELPRKTSLERNKGAIWAHPVIADGMLIIRDQDLVFAYDIAR
- a CDS encoding ABC transporter ATP-binding protein, with translation MPTDPSRSRFAQYRDTVRRRIAAKERPSANPHSDRNPKKLGTRERKFWELFKSFLGLVSGHRRQIVTALSFLTIGIALRLIPPFGTKLAIDSALSTPPKPLPPWIEVLPHPESQMGLLFAIAGVVVVVTGLGTVVSLISRWTATKAVNQTQVAIRRRVFDHAIKLPLHQVYDMKSGGVASLIREDAGGVAELIFSMLYNPWRAIIQFVGSLVILMLVDWKLMVGGLLLLPIVWVTHRTWINRIRPLYRDIRKQRQKIDAGATETFGGIRVVRTFSRSRSESSRFVREGDFLVRQQLFTWWWTRIIETIWEVIIPLASTGLLLYGGYQIIEGDLTLGDLMMFLVYLTMLLDPLATIAGSAVTFQNNLAGLDRVLDVLEIEDELPTLGEATTLKRAEVRGAISIRSVSFAYPDTKPTVLRDVSFEVEAGQTVALVGRSGAGKTTLTNLIARFYDPTAGTICLDGQDLRQIELSSYRSLLGIVEQDVFLFDGTVRDNIAYARRRATTDEVIAAATAAAADEFIRKMPEGYDTIIGERGVKLSGGQRQRLAIARAVLADPKILILDEATSNLDSESERLIQASLAELLQDRTAFVIAHRLSTITSADKIVVLENGELVEIGNHDELIRQGGWYRDMVMLQTNTATSTAH
- a CDS encoding sodium:solute symporter family protein encodes the protein MTLIDYLVLAIYFAVMIGIGLWAMRGVKDQEDYFMGGRGFGKLLQTFAAFGAGTGAHEPVTVGRTGWTSGLSGVWSALMWLFVTPVYWITAVWYRRMRHLTLGDWFVERYQSKSLGAAYTLFAIVFYMFYLSTMFSAVAKFAVPLLGVETGWFGYDLKYTLVPAIAVVVILYGVLGGLAAAYITDLIQGLFIILLSVLLIPYGLWAIAARFGGPGEDGLMDGFRIMHERVSGDYFSLFAGPSSGEFPVQYILSLSVLALVGIVVQPHFIATGGGTAKTEDEARIGLVVGNFLKRLCTVGWALTALIALALLAGNAEIAADPDRVWGVAAREILGPLNLGLVGLMLACLLAAMMSSADCYMIVTSALVVRNVYAPYINPGADEKRYVLVGRLTGLIIIVGAAVVAMRFSDVFGQFKMAMELPILFAAPFWVGMYWRRANRTAVWGTMAFSLVFFFVLPYALPRLAPAMHQWPSLSATTEIVTTTVQRTATESDVARHEAFLEAGENIRANGGDPTTLGAAPPVAVLGQPITIVTQTGGKPIYWADGSDPVGEPEIETVSQTSNGNIDVLIQRQIGQRVGRGSLNLDFLLYDAVGIDLGGASKATLETLRLPTRVLLPFAVLIMLSLFTRRDDSVALDRYFAKMNTPVLADPVADHARLEAAYAANSNPRKVFPGTDLEFVWPTGKEVLGFVAACGVCGLIIGLLIWLAGIGA
- a CDS encoding GDSL-type esterase/lipase family protein; this encodes MRSRSGVLLVFAVSLILGSVRSHVAAQAPTFPFNAKRILFLGDSITYAGHYVDDIDAALRVNGYSPEIINLALPSETCSGLTEPDHPFPRPDVHTRIDRALAVIKPDLVVACYGMNDGIYHPLSDGRLDAYKNGIGGIIDKVAASGAKLILLSPPPFDPEPLRGSGKLVPVDAKEFGYKAVYEDYDHVMETYAGWLMDQSDRVAMVIDLRKPILDYVAGNRAVDPKFAMSSDGVHLNKEGHQVIADAVLDAWGLSQRETADASLLAQVAKQQSIMKAAWLSEVGHDRPGIKAGLPLDEARLKADAVQKSP
- a CDS encoding ABC transporter permease — encoded protein: MKGVQPSYRKVFLTFARNSLVRDMTFRTNFFLQCVSSIGWTAMNVGFYLILFQHTESIGQDSGWDAPKFFLFIATTWFINSIVQAFFMPNAEEFSELIRTGGLDFALLKPIDTQFLVSFRRVDWSALSNFAAGLLIAGVSLFELATREVDPMVPSLVSIVLYIFFLGCGVAMMYSLMICLSATSIWLGRNQTLYNFWFYITNFSRYPMEMYNRGWGTPLYGFFTFVIPVLLVVNVPARLLAQPISPRTQEEWMMAGWALVATMLSLLASRWVFRQALLSYRSASS
- a CDS encoding ABC transporter permease; its protein translation is MWKTILATALGERLVYRGDFALGTLMRFLPIITQIFLWYAVFDSIGEAEGENAAEIGGFGFREIVAYYLLTMIARAFSSMPGLASGIAKEIREGEIKRYLIQPVDLIGFLLLTRVAHKLAYYAVATLPFALVFFLCRGYFVDGWPSAMVITSFVASLIMGFLIGFFMEAAIGMIGFWFLEVSSLLFVFMLFSFFLSGHMFPLTMLPPGIESFVNFLPFKYLAYFPAAVFLGKVPEEELPLEMAVEAAWMTFFIIVCRVAYARGIRRYSGFGG